Proteins from a genomic interval of Methanococcoides sp. AM1:
- a CDS encoding methyltransferase cognate corrinoid protein, with protein sequence MVSQDEINAKAKAAVMDFDDEAVEEICEEAIEAKVDVVSLIQDGLTAGMNEVGDQFEQGTLFLPHVIAASEAMSAGVAVLTPVLEAQGGAVKSKGTIVIGTIEGDIHSIGKDIVATMLKIAGFKVVDLGRDVAIGTYVDAVKEHNPLVVGSSALMTTTMVLQMQIEEQLKEAGVRDTVMTMVGGAPVTQDWADKIGSDIYAENATDAVVKCNAAAE encoded by the coding sequence ATGGTATCACAGGATGAAATTAACGCAAAAGCAAAAGCTGCAGTCATGGATTTCGATGACGAAGCAGTAGAAGAAATATGTGAAGAAGCAATCGAAGCAAAGGTCGATGTAGTATCCCTTATTCAGGACGGTCTTACCGCAGGTATGAACGAAGTGGGCGACCAGTTCGAACAGGGTACCCTTTTCCTTCCACACGTCATTGCAGCATCCGAAGCAATGAGCGCTGGTGTCGCAGTCCTCACCCCTGTCCTTGAGGCACAGGGCGGAGCTGTAAAATCCAAGGGAACAATCGTCATCGGTACCATCGAGGGTGACATCCACTCCATCGGTAAGGACATTGTCGCAACAATGCTCAAGATCGCTGGATTCAAGGTCGTTGACCTCGGCAGAGATGTTGCAATCGGCACATACGTCGATGCAGTCAAGGAACACAACCCACTTGTAGTCGGTTCTTCCGCACTCATGACCACAACAATGGTCCTTCAGATGCAGATCGAAGAACAGCTCAAGGAAGCTGGTGTCCGTGACACTGTCATGACCATGGTCGGTGGCGCACCTGTCACACAGGACTGGGCAGACAAGATCGGCTCAGACATCTATGCTGAGAACGCAACAGACGCAGTCGTTAAATGTAACGCAGCTGCTGAGTAA
- the mtbC gene encoding dimethylamine corrinoid protein MtbC, translated as MVFKGGFKTTTEELFKELSDAVVSCKKDDVIAAVSKAKGQAPAVELIDNGLAAGMNEVGVLFERGKLFLPHVMMAADAMSAGVELLQDELASGEGSAKLGVIVNGTVEGDVHDIGKAIVSTMLQAAGFEVHDIGRDVPLQNFIDKIKETNADMVGLSALMTTTLQGQKEVIELLKENGMRDGIKVMVGGAPATDAWAKKIGADCYAENASEAVVKAKELLL; from the coding sequence ATTGTTTTCAAAGGAGGTTTTAAAACGACAACAGAAGAATTATTCAAAGAACTATCCGATGCGGTAGTAAGTTGCAAGAAAGATGATGTAATCGCTGCAGTAAGCAAGGCAAAGGGCCAGGCACCAGCAGTAGAACTTATCGACAACGGTCTCGCAGCAGGTATGAACGAAGTCGGTGTACTCTTCGAGAGAGGAAAACTCTTCCTTCCACACGTTATGATGGCAGCAGATGCAATGTCCGCTGGTGTTGAACTTCTTCAGGATGAACTTGCATCCGGGGAAGGATCCGCTAAGCTCGGTGTAATCGTCAACGGTACAGTTGAGGGTGACGTTCACGACATCGGTAAGGCAATCGTATCAACAATGCTCCAGGCAGCAGGTTTTGAAGTCCACGATATTGGCAGGGATGTTCCACTCCAGAACTTCATCGACAAGATCAAGGAAACCAACGCTGACATGGTCGGTCTCTCCGCACTTATGACAACCACCCTTCAGGGCCAGAAAGAAGTCATTGAGCTTCTCAAGGAAAACGGTATGAGAGATGGTATCAAGGTCATGGTCGGCGGCGCTCCAGCAACAGACGCATGGGCAAAGAAGATCGGTGCAGACTGCTATGCAGAAAATGCAAGTGAAGCTGTAGTAAAAGCAAAAGAACTCCTCTTATAA
- a CDS encoding DMT family transporter has product MDIRELKKLENKRKMNKGYMWALFCAILWGIWYIPGTIIWAVPPFDAMWINIADPTGAGTYESATAATLVVAVLISAFNALTVIIALLLWNGVLGKFGEMKRTLKEFHPCSKWFFLASIFGGPIAILGSFIAIGFIGAGFAAVAALMYPVIGSILARQWYGEQISKRAWLGILVIIVGGLTIFVGGAITEITSGSINYIGYIGGLMAALGWGIEGAIAGKGLDIAEPDVGITIRFLGENLIWWVILVPAVALAGYPVFEYAIQAFNPLSIMVLGFAGITFGYCYVCWYKSFPLIGVGRGQGIGNLYGLCAVIFMYLFLAQVPAWTVLVGGALCVLGSFVMISEETGESESLRGE; this is encoded by the coding sequence TTGGACATAAGAGAGTTGAAGAAATTAGAAAATAAAAGGAAAATGAACAAGGGTTATATGTGGGCCCTTTTCTGTGCAATCTTATGGGGTATATGGTATATTCCAGGTACTATTATCTGGGCAGTACCTCCATTCGATGCAATGTGGATCAACATCGCAGACCCAACCGGTGCAGGAACCTATGAAAGTGCAACAGCTGCAACACTTGTGGTCGCTGTGCTGATATCCGCATTCAATGCGCTAACTGTTATAATTGCACTTTTGTTATGGAACGGTGTGCTTGGTAAGTTCGGTGAGATGAAGAGGACATTGAAAGAGTTCCACCCATGCAGTAAATGGTTCTTCCTTGCATCTATCTTCGGTGGACCTATCGCTATCCTTGGTTCATTCATCGCTATTGGTTTCATTGGAGCAGGATTCGCAGCAGTCGCTGCTTTGATGTACCCTGTGATCGGTTCCATTCTTGCAAGACAATGGTATGGTGAACAGATTTCCAAGAGGGCCTGGTTAGGTATCCTTGTTATTATTGTTGGTGGTCTGACCATCTTCGTCGGTGGAGCAATTACTGAGATCACATCTGGCAGTATCAATTACATTGGATACATTGGTGGTCTGATGGCAGCATTAGGATGGGGTATTGAAGGCGCAATTGCCGGAAAAGGTCTTGATATCGCAGAACCGGATGTAGGAATTACAATCAGGTTCCTTGGTGAGAACCTTATCTGGTGGGTAATCCTTGTACCTGCAGTCGCACTGGCTGGATATCCAGTCTTCGAGTATGCAATTCAGGCATTCAACCCACTGTCAATAATGGTCCTGGGATTCGCAGGTATCACATTTGGTTACTGCTATGTTTGCTGGTATAAATCATTCCCACTCATTGGTGTTGGAAGAGGTCAGGGTATTGGAAACCTTTACGGTCTTTGTGCTGTGATCTTCATGTACCTGTTCCTTGCACAGGTGCCAGCATGGACCGTACTTGTCGGTGGTGCACTTTGTGTACTCGGTAGCTTTGTAATGATCTCTGAAGAAACAGGTGAGTCAGAATCTCTGAGAGGTGAATAA